In Thermanaeromonas sp. C210, the following proteins share a genomic window:
- a CDS encoding S41 family peptidase: MLQLGRAQRVRLMLYAVLALGYFIFSPAALAEERGQTVPEWPLLTEVRELIEKNYAGEVDPYSLEEGAIRGMIRALGDPYSDYLSPREVEAFQQVLKGEYSGTGMVVAEENGVFTIRAVLPSSPAARQGIRPGGVLLRVDGKPLKGLPLEEVILLLRGEPGTRVTVEITWPWDAQPRSFTLVRELIRQPMAEAALLEGGVGYLAIWSFTSRTPEEVASSLEELEGKGARGLVLDLRGNSGGYLGAAVEVASLFLLEGTPVAQVVDKQGWVEVLRSEGPGIDWPVVVLVDGGTASAAELLAGALRDTGAALLVGTRTFGKGSIQSLLPLRDGGALKLTTAHYLTPAGRQIDGEGLEPDFSVDDPEEQLRTAVHLLQHRHPSAA, from the coding sequence ATGTTGCAGTTGGGGCGAGCTCAAAGGGTCCGTTTGATGCTTTATGCAGTCCTGGCCCTGGGCTACTTTATATTCTCACCTGCGGCGCTGGCGGAGGAACGGGGGCAGACCGTTCCGGAGTGGCCTCTGTTGACAGAAGTGCGCGAGTTGATTGAAAAGAACTATGCCGGCGAAGTAGACCCCTATTCCCTGGAAGAGGGGGCCATCCGGGGGATGATCCGGGCCCTCGGCGACCCTTACAGCGACTACCTTTCTCCCCGGGAGGTAGAAGCCTTTCAACAGGTTCTAAAAGGCGAATATTCGGGTACCGGCATGGTGGTTGCCGAGGAGAATGGAGTCTTTACCATCCGGGCCGTCCTACCATCTTCTCCGGCAGCCCGTCAGGGCATCCGGCCGGGGGGCGTCCTGTTAAGGGTAGACGGAAAGCCCCTGAAGGGGCTTCCCCTGGAAGAGGTCATATTATTGCTTCGAGGGGAGCCGGGCACCCGGGTGACGGTGGAAATAACCTGGCCGTGGGATGCTCAACCCCGGAGCTTCACCCTGGTGCGCGAATTGATCCGCCAGCCGATGGCGGAAGCGGCCCTTTTGGAAGGAGGGGTGGGGTATCTGGCCATCTGGTCTTTTACGTCGCGGACTCCGGAGGAGGTTGCCTCCAGCCTGGAAGAGCTGGAGGGAAAAGGAGCACGCGGCCTGGTCCTGGACCTGCGGGGTAATTCCGGGGGGTATCTCGGGGCCGCCGTGGAGGTGGCGTCCCTTTTCCTGCTGGAGGGCACGCCGGTGGCGCAGGTAGTGGATAAACAGGGGTGGGTGGAGGTATTGCGTTCGGAAGGTCCGGGAATCGACTGGCCGGTGGTGGTCCTGGTGGATGGAGGAACGGCCAGCGCCGCGGAGCTGTTGGCAGGCGCCCTCCGGGATACGGGTGCGGCCCTTTTGGTAGGCACCCGTACCTTTGGCAAGGGAAGCATCCAGAGCCTTTTGCCTTTGAGGGACGGCGGCGCCCTAAAACTTACCACAGCCCATTATCTTACTCCCGCCGGCCGCCAGATCGACGGCGAAGGCCTTGAGCCGGACTTTAGCGTCGACGATCCGGAAGAACAGCTGCGTACGGCGGTTCATTTGCTCCAACACCGGCATCCGTCTGCCGCCTGA
- a CDS encoding ABC transporter ATP-binding protein, with translation MGAKHGDPVIKTEGLCKRFSQIRAVDNLHLEVREGEIFGLVGPDGAGKTTTLRMLVAILWPDEGKISVLGREVPAEAETIKPHIGYMPQRFSLYGDLTVEENLDFYAEIHEVPGRLREKRKQELLSWAGLKPHSYKLADQLSGGMKQKLALACNLIHEPAVLFLDEPSTGVDPVARRDFWRILFRLREQGSTILVSTPYMDEAERCDRIAFIHNGRILACATPQAIKNLFQGHLLLLLTETIDMLHVAKERLRQEPWLDDVLIYGNSLHLTAQDKEQAGKLVPAILRREGVRVVELKPIAPSLEDAFTFLVKQGGRVGGKRDA, from the coding sequence ATGGGTGCTAAGCACGGCGATCCAGTTATAAAAACGGAAGGGCTCTGCAAAAGATTTAGCCAGATCCGGGCTGTAGACAATCTCCACTTAGAAGTAAGGGAAGGGGAGATCTTCGGCCTGGTGGGTCCCGATGGGGCAGGGAAGACTACAACCCTAAGGATGCTGGTGGCCATACTTTGGCCGGACGAGGGAAAAATTTCTGTTTTAGGACGGGAGGTTCCGGCTGAGGCCGAAACTATTAAGCCCCATATAGGTTATATGCCCCAGCGCTTCAGCCTTTACGGGGATCTGACCGTGGAGGAAAACTTGGATTTTTATGCTGAAATTCATGAAGTACCTGGCCGCTTGCGAGAGAAACGCAAACAGGAACTTCTGAGTTGGGCCGGCCTTAAGCCCCATAGCTATAAGCTGGCCGACCAGCTTTCAGGAGGAATGAAACAGAAGCTGGCCCTGGCCTGCAATCTCATCCATGAGCCTGCGGTTCTTTTTCTGGATGAGCCCAGTACCGGCGTAGATCCCGTGGCGCGGCGGGACTTCTGGCGCATTCTCTTTAGATTACGGGAACAGGGTTCTACCATTTTGGTGAGCACGCCTTACATGGATGAGGCTGAACGCTGTGATCGCATTGCCTTTATACATAATGGCCGGATTTTAGCCTGCGCTACGCCGCAGGCCATCAAAAATCTTTTCCAGGGGCATCTCTTACTTCTGCTAACGGAAACCATCGATATGCTCCATGTAGCTAAAGAGCGCTTGCGGCAGGAGCCCTGGTTAGACGATGTATTAATCTATGGTAATTCTCTTCACCTTACGGCCCAGGATAAGGAGCAGGCCGGTAAGTTGGTACCGGCAATATTGAGGCGGGAAGGGGTGAGGGTGGTCGAGCTTAAACCTATTGCCCCCTCCCTGGAAGATGCCTTTACCTTTCTAGTGAAACAGGGAGGAAGGGTTGGGGGGAAGCGTGATGCTTGA
- a CDS encoding sigma 54-interacting transcriptional regulator yields MAEIAFIAPYEDLAHVARQVSQELGMDVEIHVARMQEGVRVAREAAQRGCQVLVSRGVTAYLIQQSGLDLPVVDVPIGGYDILRAYYQAKQFGGPIGIVDIPDVIQGLESLENILGETFIKYSLKDQDEDIRRGILAVREAGAEVIIGKIAMAREARNFGLNSVIITSGKEAVYQALKEAQRVLVVRHQEKRRSEQLKAILDFAYDGIIALDEEGCITVFNPVAEKLSGWRAEEALGRHVTEVIPAARCHLLLESGKPELGEILEIGNTRVVANRVPIVVDGRTVGVVTTFQNIASLQSLEHKVRRMLAGRGHVAKYTFGDILGESPAFKEAIRLAREYASTQSTVLIYGETGTGKEMFAHAIHLAGSRRAGPFVAVNCAALPENLLESELFGYVEGAFTGARRGGKPGLFELAHKGTIFLDEIGEMSARLQARVLRVLEEREVMRLGDDRVIPVDVRVIAATHRDLKTMVKNGAFRADLYYRINVLNLTLPPLRERGTDVVLLARHFLQEFCRGLRRPAALLSPEACRELLLYPWSGNVRELRNVMERLALRHHGGTIGPREVRLALERETPGEEGHTGEEASKESAARPAWVSEVNRLERTVIERTLMETGGNKAEAARRLGISRTTLWRKLKRI; encoded by the coding sequence ATGGCCGAAATAGCCTTTATTGCGCCCTATGAAGATTTGGCCCATGTTGCTCGGCAGGTGAGCCAGGAGCTGGGGATGGATGTAGAGATCCATGTGGCCCGCATGCAGGAGGGCGTGCGGGTAGCACGCGAAGCAGCCCAGAGGGGCTGCCAGGTTCTGGTGAGTCGGGGGGTGACCGCCTACTTGATCCAGCAGTCGGGCCTGGATCTGCCGGTGGTGGATGTCCCCATCGGGGGATACGATATCCTGCGGGCCTACTATCAGGCCAAGCAGTTCGGCGGCCCCATCGGCATTGTGGATATTCCCGACGTGATCCAGGGATTGGAAAGCCTGGAGAACATCCTGGGGGAAACCTTTATTAAATACAGCCTTAAGGATCAGGATGAGGATATCCGGCGGGGGATTCTGGCCGTGAGGGAGGCCGGGGCGGAAGTAATCATCGGTAAGATCGCCATGGCCAGGGAGGCCCGCAACTTCGGCCTGAACAGCGTGATTATTACTTCAGGCAAAGAGGCGGTCTACCAGGCCTTGAAGGAAGCCCAGCGGGTTCTCGTGGTGAGGCACCAGGAAAAGCGCCGCTCCGAGCAGTTGAAGGCCATCCTGGACTTTGCCTACGACGGGATTATCGCCCTGGATGAGGAAGGGTGCATTACGGTATTCAACCCGGTGGCGGAAAAACTATCGGGATGGCGGGCGGAGGAGGCTTTGGGCCGCCATGTTACGGAGGTTATCCCGGCAGCCAGGTGCCACCTCTTGCTGGAGAGTGGCAAACCCGAGCTGGGAGAAATACTGGAGATCGGTAATACCAGGGTAGTAGCCAACCGGGTGCCTATTGTGGTCGACGGCCGGACGGTGGGGGTGGTCACCACCTTCCAGAATATTGCCAGCCTGCAGAGCCTGGAACATAAAGTCCGCCGGATGCTGGCCGGCCGGGGCCACGTAGCCAAATATACCTTTGGGGATATCCTGGGCGAGAGCCCGGCGTTTAAAGAAGCCATCCGGCTGGCCAGGGAGTACGCCAGCACCCAGTCTACGGTGCTTATCTACGGGGAAACGGGTACCGGCAAGGAAATGTTCGCCCATGCCATCCATCTGGCCGGGTCGCGGCGGGCAGGGCCCTTTGTGGCCGTCAATTGTGCGGCCCTGCCGGAAAACCTCCTGGAGAGCGAGCTTTTCGGGTATGTGGAAGGGGCCTTTACCGGTGCCCGCAGGGGAGGAAAGCCGGGGCTTTTTGAGCTGGCCCACAAGGGGACCATTTTTCTCGATGAGATCGGCGAGATGTCCGCGCGCCTCCAGGCCCGGGTCCTCCGGGTGCTGGAAGAAAGGGAGGTCATGCGGCTGGGGGATGACCGGGTCATTCCGGTGGATGTGCGGGTAATTGCCGCCACCCATCGGGATTTGAAAACTATGGTGAAGAACGGGGCCTTTCGGGCCGACCTTTACTACCGCATTAATGTCCTCAATTTAACCCTTCCCCCCCTGCGGGAGCGGGGGACGGATGTTGTTTTGCTGGCCAGGCACTTCCTGCAGGAGTTTTGCCGGGGCCTGAGGCGGCCGGCGGCCCTCCTTTCTCCCGAGGCGTGCCGGGAGCTCCTCCTTTACCCGTGGTCGGGCAACGTCAGGGAACTGCGGAACGTAATGGAGCGCCTGGCCTTGCGCCATCACGGCGGTACCATCGGCCCGCGGGAAGTGCGCCTGGCTCTGGAGCGGGAAACCCCGGGGGAAGAGGGCCATACAGGGGAGGAGGCCTCGAAAGAGAGCGCGGCGCGGCCAGCTTGGGTCTCTGAGGTTAACCGCCTGGAGCGGACCGTCATTGAAAGAACCCTCATGGAAACGGGAGGCAATAAGGCAGAGGCAGCCCGGCGTTTGGGAATAAGCCGCACTACCCTGTGGCGCAAGCTGAAAAGAATCTGA
- a CDS encoding CopG family ribbon-helix-helix protein, whose protein sequence is MRETVVWTISLPPKMAETAEALAKLENRSKSELIREALRQYMALREWEQMQAKASLKAQTLGITDESKVEQIIDELRQGQ, encoded by the coding sequence GTGCGGGAAACAGTGGTTTGGACCATCTCCCTGCCCCCTAAAATGGCCGAGACGGCGGAAGCCCTGGCCAAACTCGAGAACCGCTCTAAAAGCGAACTCATCCGGGAGGCGCTGCGCCAGTATATGGCCCTGCGGGAATGGGAACAGATGCAAGCCAAGGCCTCCCTTAAGGCACAGACCCTGGGGATAACGGACGAAAGCAAAGTGGAACAGATCATTGATGAACTGCGGCAGGGGCAATGA
- a CDS encoding TetR/AcrR family transcriptional regulator, whose amino-acid sequence MAAKASTAVRQEQIVAAILRIVDSRGLNNLTTAALAQEVGLTEGALFKHFASKEEMLRAAVEKVGYTLVKKAAEISRSALPPEEKIRALLNFHLGLVETNPGMSRIIFSDELYTSYPGLKETIKEIISEYILHIRAIFKQGMAQGVFQSHFSLECLADIFGGLIQGAIIRWRLYDRKLSLPEQAGHIYRAIMLLAGYRGDNP is encoded by the coding sequence ATGGCTGCAAAAGCCAGCACTGCCGTGAGGCAGGAACAGATAGTTGCTGCTATTTTAAGAATAGTAGACAGTAGGGGGCTGAATAATCTTACTACCGCCGCCCTGGCCCAGGAAGTGGGTCTAACAGAGGGCGCGCTTTTTAAGCATTTTGCCAGCAAGGAAGAGATGTTAAGGGCGGCAGTAGAAAAAGTGGGCTACACTTTAGTAAAGAAAGCTGCGGAGATATCCAGAAGTGCTCTGCCTCCGGAGGAAAAAATAAGAGCACTTTTAAACTTTCATTTGGGTTTGGTGGAAACAAATCCTGGTATGTCCAGGATCATTTTTTCAGATGAGCTATATACTAGCTACCCTGGTTTAAAAGAGACTATAAAAGAAATAATAAGCGAGTATATTTTACACATTAGGGCTATCTTTAAACAGGGTATGGCCCAAGGGGTATTCCAGTCCCATTTTTCCCTTGAGTGTTTGGCTGATATTTTTGGAGGGCTTATTCAAGGGGCTATTATTCGCTGGCGATTATACGATAGGAAGCTCTCTCTCCCAGAGCAAGCTGGCCATATTTACCGGGCTATAATGCTCCTGGCGGGCTATCGAGGAGATAATCCTTAA
- a CDS encoding type II toxin-antitoxin system VapC family toxin gives MRFEELPDGSQVFIDANIFIYHFGGISNECTSFLERCEREEIFGFTTVNILLEVMHRLMMLEAVTGGFVTPGNVAKKLKSRPEIIRQLHIYAEQIEKIPAMNIHLVPVTEELCLKALPWQQRYGLMTNDSILLAACQEYNCWNLASNDQVFARIEELTLWKPSDVEGD, from the coding sequence TTGAGGTTTGAAGAATTACCAGATGGTAGCCAGGTTTTCATCGATGCTAACATTTTTATTTACCACTTTGGCGGTATATCCAACGAGTGTACCTCTTTTCTAGAAAGATGCGAAAGGGAGGAAATTTTCGGCTTTACTACCGTAAATATTCTCCTAGAAGTTATGCACCGTTTAATGATGTTGGAAGCAGTAACCGGGGGTTTTGTTACTCCGGGAAACGTAGCCAAGAAGTTGAAAAGCAGACCGGAGATTATTAGGCAACTTCACATTTACGCTGAACAAATAGAAAAAATTCCGGCAATGAATATCCACTTGGTACCGGTTACTGAGGAGTTGTGTTTAAAGGCGCTACCCTGGCAGCAGAGGTACGGTCTTATGACTAACGATTCCATCTTGTTAGCAGCTTGTCAGGAATATAACTGTTGGAACTTAGCTTCTAATGACCAGGTATTTGCTAGGATAGAGGAATTAACTCTATGGAAACCTTCCGATGTGGAGGGAGATTGA
- a CDS encoding CopD family protein, translating to MKMLIVMRWLHDLATVVWLGGMFTLGIVLLPSARQALGPGPHLRKLMEGFQKRLSTLVYISMVILIITGLPLARNNPHFQGLFSFDNTYSTTLTIKHVLVLAMMALGLTRSLVLVRRGQPDRDREKLKMGILYLNMGLGVVVLLLSSMSAYLS from the coding sequence ATGAAGATGTTGATCGTAATGAGATGGTTGCATGATCTGGCCACCGTTGTCTGGCTGGGAGGCATGTTCACCCTGGGAATCGTTCTTTTGCCTTCTGCCCGCCAAGCGCTGGGACCAGGCCCTCACCTCCGAAAACTGATGGAGGGTTTTCAAAAGCGTCTAAGCACCCTGGTCTACATCAGCATGGTGATCCTGATTATCACCGGGTTGCCGCTTGCCAGAAACAATCCCCACTTCCAGGGTCTGTTTAGCTTCGATAATACTTACTCTACCACCCTGACTATCAAGCATGTGCTAGTGCTAGCCATGATGGCACTGGGATTAACCAGGAGCCTGGTCTTGGTAAGAAGAGGTCAGCCAGACAGGGATAGAGAGAAATTAAAGATGGGCATATTATATCTTAATATGGGCCTGGGCGTAGTGGTATTACTGCTAAGCAGTATGAGCGCATATCTAAGTTGA
- a CDS encoding cyclophilin-like fold protein has protein sequence MRILFEAAKAQIEIELNDTATSQKVREALPLEARVNTWGDEIYFSIPVHTEQEKPQELVNEGDVAYWPPGHALCLFFGPTPISAPGEIRPYSPVTVVGKVVGDPKVLKNVKDGEKVQLRKIPSP, from the coding sequence ATGCGTATTCTGTTCGAGGCCGCCAAGGCCCAGATAGAAATAGAGTTAAACGATACCGCCACTTCCCAGAAAGTAAGGGAAGCCCTGCCCCTAGAAGCCCGGGTCAACACCTGGGGCGATGAAATTTATTTCAGCATACCGGTACATACGGAGCAGGAGAAACCTCAAGAACTGGTCAACGAAGGGGATGTAGCTTACTGGCCGCCGGGTCATGCCCTATGCCTCTTCTTTGGACCCACTCCCATCTCTGCTCCGGGGGAAATCCGCCCCTATAGCCCTGTTACCGTAGTGGGCAAGGTGGTAGGCGACCCCAAGGTGCTAAAGAATGTTAAAGATGGAGAAAAAGTCCAGCTAAGAAAAATACCGTCACCATAA
- a CDS encoding ABC transporter ATP-binding protein, producing MLESRWAIVVEGLTKRFGSFLAVNNVSFKVRRGEIFGFLGPNGSGKSTTIRMLCGLLVPTSGQATVLGYDIVRDSEAIRLKIGYMSQKFSLYEDLTVGENLEFYAGVYQLAPERFRQRKGEILNLIGLAGKERTLTGNLSTGWKQKLALGCALLHEPELVLLDEPTSGVDPVARRNFWDLIYDLSHAGVTVLVTTHYMDEAEHCHTIGFIYNGKLVAFGTPDHLKKTKMQGEILEIQCSPLMPALEALAEVPGVLEAAMYGAGLHVVVGDIFRDSPYVRQALERAGVEVKSILPVEPGLEDVFVSLVEGGSRPEGVSV from the coding sequence ATGCTTGAGAGCAGGTGGGCTATCGTAGTGGAAGGTTTAACCAAACGTTTTGGCAGTTTCTTAGCTGTAAACAATGTTTCCTTTAAGGTGCGACGAGGGGAAATCTTCGGGTTTCTTGGCCCCAACGGCTCGGGAAAATCCACTACCATCCGCATGCTTTGCGGTCTCTTAGTCCCTACCAGTGGCCAGGCTACCGTCTTGGGATATGATATTGTACGAGATTCCGAAGCTATTCGCCTTAAGATAGGATATATGTCTCAAAAGTTTAGCCTCTACGAGGACCTGACGGTAGGAGAAAACCTGGAATTTTACGCTGGAGTTTATCAACTAGCGCCTGAGCGTTTCAGGCAACGTAAAGGGGAAATTTTAAATCTTATTGGTTTGGCTGGTAAAGAACGCACCCTTACCGGGAATCTTTCGACCGGCTGGAAACAGAAACTGGCCTTAGGATGTGCCTTGCTCCACGAACCGGAGCTTGTACTTTTAGATGAACCTACTAGCGGAGTGGACCCTGTGGCCCGCCGGAATTTCTGGGACCTTATTTATGATCTGTCCCACGCTGGTGTCACTGTTTTGGTCACCACCCATTACATGGATGAAGCTGAGCATTGCCATACTATTGGTTTTATTTATAACGGCAAACTGGTAGCGTTTGGTACCCCTGATCACCTTAAGAAGACCAAAATGCAGGGTGAAATCCTGGAAATCCAATGTTCGCCCCTCATGCCTGCCTTGGAGGCTTTGGCTGAGGTTCCGGGAGTGTTAGAGGCGGCTATGTACGGAGCAGGGCTCCATGTAGTAGTGGGAGATATATTTCGGGATAGCCCTTATGTGCGCCAGGCTTTAGAAAGGGCGGGAGTGGAGGTAAAATCTATTCTCCCTGTGGAACCGGGTTTAGAAGATGTTTTTGTGTCGTTAGTAGAAGGTGGTTCTCGCCCGGAGGGGGTTTCGGTTTAA
- a CDS encoding ABC transporter permease — protein sequence MNFKRIWAIARKEFIHIRRDPRTIALILLMPVMQMFLFGYAVSTNVEHIKTVIWDQAKDQRSREFVQALVQSHYFDVVAYVENHDAIREWVDKGKARVGFVIPADFSRRMDRGEAAPVQVLVDGSDPMTASTVLSTAGAIAQAKSSEWMVHTLRQRGIESSRAPLARIDLRPWVWYNPEMKSVNFNIPGLIGVILQNITMMLTAFAIVREREKGTLEQLIVTPIKPVELMWGKVIPYIIIGFADLLLAIAVGILWFRVPVHGNLLLLLALSFVFLVGALGIGLLISTVSRTQLQAMQLTMFLVMPNILLSGFMFPQDAMPKVVQKLGEIIPLTYFIQILRAIILKGVGLSYLWFQVIYLLVFGVVIIIISALKFRKNLE from the coding sequence GTGAACTTTAAACGTATCTGGGCCATTGCAAGAAAGGAATTTATTCACATAAGGAGGGACCCCCGGACTATTGCCTTAATCCTCCTTATGCCGGTTATGCAGATGTTTCTTTTCGGTTATGCGGTCTCTACTAATGTGGAGCACATAAAGACGGTGATTTGGGACCAGGCGAAAGATCAGAGGAGCCGGGAGTTCGTCCAGGCCCTGGTACAGTCTCACTATTTTGACGTTGTGGCCTATGTAGAAAACCACGACGCTATACGGGAATGGGTGGATAAGGGTAAGGCCCGGGTGGGGTTTGTTATCCCGGCCGATTTTTCCCGCCGGATGGACCGGGGAGAGGCAGCTCCGGTGCAGGTACTAGTGGATGGTTCGGATCCTATGACGGCCAGCACTGTGTTATCTACGGCCGGGGCCATTGCCCAGGCCAAATCTTCGGAATGGATGGTCCATACTTTGCGCCAGCGAGGTATAGAAAGCAGCAGGGCTCCCCTGGCCAGGATAGATTTGCGGCCCTGGGTGTGGTATAACCCCGAGATGAAAAGCGTTAACTTCAATATTCCCGGGCTCATCGGCGTGATACTGCAAAATATTACCATGATGCTTACGGCCTTTGCTATAGTGAGAGAACGAGAAAAAGGTACTCTGGAGCAGCTTATAGTGACGCCCATCAAACCCGTAGAGCTTATGTGGGGGAAAGTTATTCCTTATATTATCATCGGTTTTGCCGATCTGCTTTTGGCTATAGCCGTGGGTATATTGTGGTTTCGTGTACCCGTGCACGGGAATCTTCTTCTCCTTTTGGCCCTTTCCTTTGTGTTCTTAGTGGGCGCCTTGGGTATCGGCCTTCTCATTTCCACTGTTTCCCGTACCCAGCTCCAGGCCATGCAGCTTACTATGTTTTTGGTCATGCCCAATATTCTGTTATCCGGTTTTATGTTTCCCCAGGATGCCATGCCCAAGGTGGTGCAAAAATTAGGGGAAATAATACCTTTGACCTATTTTATCCAAATATTGCGGGCCATAATTTTAAAGGGTGTGGGGTTGTCTTATCTTTGGTTCCAGGTAATTTATCTTCTTGTATTTGGGGTGGTCATCATTATCATAAGTGCCCTGAAATTCCGCAAAAACCTGGAGTAA
- a CDS encoding 4Fe-4S binding protein — protein MKDLPLVPSAAPGTAAAGPGVSGWRERRPVWKRERCNFCRDCLLYCPEGALGLEGDELRINLAFCKGCGICAHECPLQALDMVPEYTGQAGFLA, from the coding sequence ATGAAGGACTTACCCCTGGTTCCCTCGGCAGCACCGGGCACGGCGGCCGCCGGCCCGGGAGTATCCGGCTGGCGGGAAAGGCGGCCGGTGTGGAAAAGGGAGCGCTGTAACTTCTGCCGGGATTGCCTCTTGTACTGCCCGGAAGGAGCCCTGGGTTTGGAGGGTGACGAGCTGCGGATCAACTTGGCATTTTGTAAAGGTTGCGGCATCTGTGCCCATGAATGCCCCTTGCAGGCCCTGGACATGGTTCCGGAATACACGGGGCAAGCCGGGTTCCTGGCGTAG
- a CDS encoding cupin domain-containing protein: protein MEQSGRFRNIAFSQPLNLAGLVDYQEGTVVSRTLAQGKNVSITLFAFARGEEISAHTSPGDALVHVLEGEAEITIGEEKMKVKAGEAVVMPAGIPHALYAEKPFKMFLAVVFNP, encoded by the coding sequence GTGGAACAGTCCGGGCGGTTTCGCAACATAGCTTTTTCCCAGCCCCTTAACCTGGCGGGTCTGGTGGACTACCAGGAAGGCACTGTAGTAAGCAGGACCCTGGCTCAGGGCAAGAACGTGAGCATAACTCTCTTTGCTTTTGCCCGGGGCGAGGAGATAAGCGCCCATACCTCCCCCGGAGATGCCCTGGTGCACGTTTTGGAGGGGGAGGCGGAAATCACCATAGGAGAGGAAAAGATGAAGGTTAAAGCCGGTGAGGCGGTGGTCATGCCGGCAGGTATTCCCCACGCCTTGTATGCTGAGAAGCCCTTCAAGATGTTCCTGGCGGTAGTGTTCAATCCTTAA
- a CDS encoding putative toxin-antitoxin system toxin component, PIN family has translation MKAVLDTNVLVSALLFPGGPPDRVFRAALRGHYELVVSPFIIRELARVLEQKFGYTAEEAGAVAGLVESNASTIVEPTEVPKIIASKKADNEILACALEAGADYLVTGDLKHIYPLQNVGKARIVSPSEFLAILQSEGRVAP, from the coding sequence ATGAAGGCGGTACTAGACACGAACGTGCTGGTCTCCGCCCTCCTGTTCCCCGGCGGGCCGCCCGACCGGGTATTCAGGGCCGCCCTGAGGGGCCACTACGAGCTGGTGGTCAGCCCCTTCATCATCCGGGAGCTTGCCCGCGTGCTCGAGCAAAAATTCGGATACACTGCCGAAGAAGCAGGGGCTGTGGCGGGGTTGGTTGAAAGCAACGCGTCCACAATTGTAGAGCCGACAGAGGTGCCGAAGATCATCGCCAGCAAAAAGGCCGACAACGAAATATTAGCTTGTGCGCTGGAAGCCGGGGCCGATTACTTGGTCACAGGCGACCTGAAGCACATATATCCCCTTCAGAACGTAGGCAAGGCAAGAATAGTCTCCCCTTCTGAATTCCTGGCCATCCTTCAGTCGGAGGGCAGGGTTGCTCCGTGA
- a CDS encoding AbrB/MazE/SpoVT family DNA-binding domain-containing protein, with amino-acid sequence MIAHSLTSITGYPSYQTVIPAHIRKRYGIEEGSPLAWVLTGRRNKGNSPPS; translated from the coding sequence ATTATAGCCCACTCCCTCACTTCTATCACCGGCTATCCCTCTTACCAAACAGTTATTCCGGCACATATTAGAAAGCGCTACGGTATAGAAGAAGGTAGCCCGCTTGCCTGGGTTTTAACAGGAAGGAGAAATAAAGGTAATTCCCCTCCCTCCTGA